In Ailuropoda melanoleuca isolate Jingjing chromosome 4, ASM200744v2, whole genome shotgun sequence, the following proteins share a genomic window:
- the PDHB gene encoding pyruvate dehydrogenase E1 component subunit beta, mitochondrial, protein MAAASGLMRRPLEQVSGLLRRRFHRTAPAALQVTVREAINQGMDEELERDEKVFLLGEEVAQYDGAYKVSRGLWKKYGDKRIIDTPISEMGFAGIAVGAAMAGLRPICEFMTFNFSMQAIDQVINSAAKTYYMSGGLQPVPIVFRGPNGASAGVAAQHSQCFAAWYGHCPGLKVVSPWNSEDAKGLIKSAIRDNNPVVVLENELMYGVPFEFPSEAQSKDFLIPIGKAKIERQGTHITVVAHSRPVGHCLEAATVLSKEGIECEVINMRTIRPMDIETIEASVMKTNHLITVEGGWPQFGVGAEVCARIMEGPAFNFLDAPAVRVTGADVPMPYAKILEDNSIPQVKDIIFAIKKTLNI, encoded by the exons GTGACAGTTCGTGAGGCTATAAACCAAGGTATGGATGAGGAGCTGGAAAGAGATGAGAAGGTATTTCTGCTTGGGGAAGAAGTTGCCCAGTATGATGGGGCATATAAG GTCAGTCGAGGCCTGTGGAAGAAATATGGAGATAAGAGGATCATAGACACTCCCATATCTGAG ATGGGCTTTGCTGGAATTGCCGTGGGTGCAGCTATG GCTGGGTTGAGGCCCATTTGTGAATTTATGACCTTCAATTTCTCTATGCAAGCCATTGACCAGGTTATAAACTCAGCTGCCAAGACCTACTACATGTCGGGGGGCCTTCAGCCTGTGCCCATAGTCTTCAGGGGGCCCAATGGCGCCTCAGCAGGTGTAGCTGCCCAGCACTCACAGTGCTTCGCTGCCTGGTATGGGCACTGCCCGGGCTTAAAGGTGGTCAGCCCCTGGAATTCAGAGGATGCAAAAGGACTTATTAAATCAGCCATTCGGGATAATAATCCAG TGGTGGTGCTAGAGAATGAACTGATGTATGGGGTTCCTTTTGAATTTCCTTCAGAAGCTCAGTCAAAAGATTTTCTGATTCCCATTGGAAAAGCCAAAATAGAAAGGCAAG GGACACACATCACCGTAGTTGCGCATTCAAGACCCGTGGGCCACTGCTTAGAAGCTGCAACAGTGCTATCCAAAGAGGGAATTGAATGTGAG GTGATAAATATGCGAACCATCAGACCAATGGACATTGAAACAATAGAAGCCAGTGTCATGAAGACCAATCATCTCATAACTGTGGAAGGAGGCTGGCCACAGTTTGGCGTAGGAGCTGAAGTTTGTGCCAGGATCATGGAAG GCCCAGCATTCAATTTCCTGGATGCTCCTGCAGTTCGTGTCACTGGGGCTGACGTCCCTATGCCTTATGCAAAGATCCTAGAAGACAACTCTATACCTCAGGTTAAAGACATCATATTtgcaataaagaaaacattaaatatttag